From Bradyrhizobium erythrophlei:
CGACCGTCAGATCGACCTTGTCCAGGAGGGCATCGATGTGGCTCTCCGGATGGGAAAGATGATGGACTCGACGCTTACCGCCCGACGTATCGCAAGATGCAAGCGCCTCGTCTTGGGCACGCCAGCCTACTTCGATCGCGCGGGCACGCCGTCGACGCCAAGCGAATTGAGCAAGCATCAGGCCGTCGTCTATCTCCAGGGAGAGGGCAGCGTCTGGTCGTTCAGGCGCGAGACATCCGAATTGGCCGTCACCGTCCAAAGCAGATTGCGGGTGACCGCTGCGGAAGGCGTAAGAGCTGCGGTGCTCGCCGATGTAGGCCTTACCATCGCGTCGGAGTGGATGTTCAGCCCTGAACTGCGATCGGGCGCCGTGCGTGCGGTCCTGTCGGAATGGAGCCTCCCGGCCCTCGACCTGTGGGCCGTGCTTCCGACCGGGCGCGCCGCGACGGCCAAGGCACGGGCGTTCGTGGATTTCTTCGAACGTACGTTCAACGCATAGGCGAGAAAGCGGACCGACGTCGCGGCCGTGGGCGCGTGCGCAGCCGCTGATGAGACGAACGGGCATGTCTTCGATCCCGGGCGGCATTCACCGCTTCGGGTCGATGAGTACGGTGACACGCAACGGAGTTGCTCACCCCGAGCCTCCTGCCAAGGAGTGTCGCCATGTCCCTCATCTCGATCCTGAAGCGCTCGATCCGCACGGCCGCCGCAGGTCTCGTCTTTGTCGGCCTGGTTTCGCCGGCAAATGCGACGTATCAGCACGAGCCTGCTGAGATCTTCCCCGATCTGCCGGCCAGCGCGACTGCAGATCCTGCCTCGGCGGTGCCGACCTCGCACCTGCCCTGGCTTGCTCCGGTCGGCCATCGGCAACCGCATCGAGCCGACGTCCCCCAATACGAGGCCGTGTCGGCATGGGAGCGCCAGCAACGGCAATTCGACCAGGAGCTGGACCGCAAGCTGATGATCTGTCGCGGGTGTTGACCGGGTGCGCAGCGACCATTCCCGGCGGGAATAATCTCTAGTCCGACGACCCTGCTACCCGGCGCGGCGGTCTCCTTTAGCTTCCTGCACGTGACTTCAACAAACCGGGCGGCGCCGCCGTCCGCCACGCAAAGGCCCAAAGGAGAACCGTCATGTCGCTTCAAGCCAAGCTCGACGCTTTCAAAGCCGATTTCGAGGCCGGAAAGCCGCCCTACAGTGTTCCTCGCTCCGTCGTCGAGACGATGCACCGCGCCACCGCAGAACTGATCGAGTCAGGGGCCGCCCAACGCGCCAAGAAGGCCGGCGATGTCGCCCCGTCCTTCTCGCTGAAGGATCCGGAAGGCAACGTCGTCAACTCGTCGGATCTCCTGAAACGCGGCCCGCTGGTGCTCAGCTTCTACCGCGGCGTCTGGTGCCCGTACTGCAACATGGAGCTGCAGGCGCTCGAAGCCGCCAAACCGGAATTCGACAAATACGGCGCCTCCTTGGTCGCGATCTCGCCGCAGACCGCCCCGAACAGCCGCAAGTCGGTGCGCCAGAACAAGCTCAGCTTCCCGATCCTCTCGGACGCCAAGGGCAAGGTCGGCGCCGCGTTCGGGCTGCGCTTCAATCTGCCCGACTACCTGGTCGAGCTCTACCAGCAGCTGAAGAACGATCTGCCCACGTTCAACGACGATCCGAGTTGGACGCTGCCGATGCCGGCCCGCTACGTCATTGGACAGGACGGCGTGATCCTCTACTCCGAAGTGAACCCCGACTACACCCGCCGGCCCGATCCTGAAGACATGATCCCGGTCCTCCAGCGGGCGGCCGCCGTCAAGGCGTGACGGCGCATGAGGCGGCCGGTGGGGCGCAACTTCGTCGCGACGACCGGCCGCCGTCTTTCCCAACCAAGGCTATTCAAAGGAAGAGTGTGATGAGCAAGCTGTTCTCGACGACCGAAGTCGGTCCGTACCGGTTGTCCCATCGTGTGGTGATGGCTCCCTTGACGCGGATGCGGTCCGATCCGGGCGATATTCCGAGCGCCCTCATGGTCGAATACTACACCCAGCGCGCCTCCGACGGCGGTCTGATCGTCTCCGAAGCGACGCCGGTCTCGATCCGCGGCAACGGTTATGCAGGGGCGCCCGGCATCTACTCGGATCGTCAGATCGCCGGATGGCGGCGCATCACCGACGCGGTCCACGCCAAGGGCGGCCGCATCTTTCAGCAGTTGTGGCATGTCGGCCGGCAGTCGCATGTCGACTTGCAGCCGAACGGCGAAGCGCCGGTCGCGCCTTCCGCCATTGCGGCCAAGGGCTACGCTTACACCAAGCGCGGCGAAGCCCCGTTCTCAATGCCGCGCTCCCTCGAACTGCATGAGATCCCGGGCATCATCGAGGAGTTCCGATCCGGCGCCAAGCGCGCGCTGCGTGCGGGTTTCGACGGCGTCGAGATTCACGGCGCAAACGGCTACCTGCCCGATCAATTCCTGCAGGACGGGACCAACAAGCGCACGGACGAGTACGGCGGCCCGATCGAAAATCGCGCCCGCTTCCTGCTCGAGGTGACGCAGGCGGCCATCTCTGCTTGGGGCGCCGATCGTGTGGGCGTGCGCATCTCTCCGAGCGGCACGTACGGATCAATGTCGGATAGCAATCCGCCCGCAACCTTCGGCTACGCGGCGACCCAGCTCGATCGCTTGGGCATCGCCTACCTCCACGTCGTCGAGCCGCGCATCAAGGGCACCGAGGAGATCTCGCATGGCCAGGCGCCGGTCGCCGCCCAACATCTGCGGCCGAAATTCTCGCGGACCTTGATCGCGGCGGGTGGCTTCGCAGCGGATTCAGCGGAGGCTATCGTCGCGGCCGGGGACGCCGACCTCGTCGCATTTGGCCGTCACTTCATCTCCAACCCGGATCTGCCCGAGCGGCTGCGGCGCGGCCTGCCGCTCAACCGCTACGATCGATCGACCTTCTACGGCGGCGACGCGCGCGGCTACCTCGACTACCCGCCGGCTGAGGTGGCATCGGCAGCCTGACCGGCCGCTCGCCTCTCATCTCTCGGCCAGCGAGGGCGCATCGCCGTCCCTCGCTGGCCTATGCTCGTCAGTCGGATCCGCTTCGACGGTCTTCGCCGTCTTCGCGTCGGCAGGAGCTGCCGGCCTTGCGAAGACGTCCCGGCCGGACGGCTCCTGTATTTTGCGCCACTGCGCCGGAGTGACGCCCATGTGACTCTTGAAGGCGCGCTGGAACGCCGCTTCGGATTGGTACCCGACCGCCTCCGCCACGGCGCCGGTGGAAAGGGACGATCTCTTCAGTTCGTTCGCTGCAAGCGTCATCCGGATGTCGGTCAGGAGATCAGCAGCTGATCGCCCGAGCTTTTCCTGGAACTGGCGGGCGAGTGTCGCCCGCGACATGTTGCACAGACGTGCAAGACCCGGCAGCGACCATGCTCGCGCGGGCTCGTTGAACAGAGCCGCCACCGCCGGCGCCAGGCGCGGATTGCCGGCCAGCGCAAGGAGCCCCCGTGGCGCGTCGTCCGTCTCGCTGGCGAGCCGCAGCACAAGCGCGAACATCGCCGTCGACAGCGCGTTCAGCATCGCGCGGCCGCCCAGGTGATCGTCCCCCGACTCGCTCCGCATCAGGGAGACGAGGCCTGCGAGCTGCGCGGCGGTCTCCTTCTGCCCTGCCTGACCGCCGGCGTGCACGACCAGGCGTGGCGGGAGATAGCTGCGCAACAGCCGGTCGTGCGGGGGCGCGATCGCGAAGTGTCCGCACAAGAGGTCGAGCCGCTCGTCCGAACCCAGGTTTTCGCTGATCGTGAAGTTGAGGGACACGCGGTTGCGGGCCGGCAGGGGCGCGACCCCGCTGCCGTCGTGCATGACGTGCCGTGGGTTGCCGGGAAGCAGAAGGATGTCGCCGGCCCTCAGCTGCAGCGATCGGCCTCCCGCCGGATCCTCCAGCGTCGCGGAGCCGGCGAGCACGGCATGGTACGGAATTTCGTTGGCCTCACCGGGCCCCTGATCGATGCGCCAGGGGGCGCCGTAGTTGCAGCGCAGGTCGAGCCGCCCGCGCACCGGCATCATTTCGAACAGCCGGCTTAGCCAATCCATTGCGACCTCCTGAAAGCGTGCAGCATGAGACGATGAAGCATATAGTCGAGATCTAGCGACATTCAAAGTCTCAGGTCGAGGTCATACTGTCACTCCGCAATCGTTCACCAACCCCAACGAAGGAGTGCCACCATGTCCCGTCTTTCAGTTCCCAACCTCGAATCCAACACCGGCCCGTCGGGCCAGATCTATGCCCAGATCAAGAAGGCTATCGGCAGCGTGCCGAACACCTTCGCGGCCATCGCCGCCCACGGACCTGCCGCACTGAAGGCAGTGCTTGCTGCCGATGCGGCGCTTGCCTCTGGCAATCTGAGCAAGCGCGATCAGGAGACGATCAAGCTCGTCATCTCCGGCGTCGCCGGCTGCGACTATTGCGTCGCCGCGCACAGCCTGCTCGCCAAGCTCGCCGGGTTGAATCCCGAAGAGCTGAAGAACATCCGCGATGGCGAGCCGACCGGCGACGTCAAGCGCGATGCGCTGGTCCGCTTCGTTCGCAAGCTCGCGGCAACCAGCGGCACTGTGAGCGATGCCGATTTCGCCGCGATCAAGGATGCCGGCTACAGCGACGCACAGCTTGTCGACATCAGCCTCGCCTTCGCGACCACCGTCTTCACCAACGTCTTCAACCGCATCAACGACACGGAGATCGACTTCCCCGCAGTCGCGTGAAGCGGCCGCGCCCAGTCAGATCTCAAATGTGAAAGGATCACGACCATGACTACGCTTGCCAACACCACCCAGAGTCCGTTTGCCCGCGCGCTGCACAGGTCCGGCCTGCTTGCGGAGGATCTCGACTACCACGTCGTCCGGGCCGCAATGGTGATCATGTTCTTCTTCTTCGGTTACCAGAAGTGGTTTCCGTACGAATTCGAAAGACTGGTCCCGTTCATCAGCAACGGGCCGCTGATCTGGTGGCTGTATCCGGTGTTCGGCCACGCCGGCGCCAGCTATTTCCTGGGCGTCTCGGAGTGGACGTTCGGGTCCCTGCTCCTCGCGGGCTTCTGGGACAAGCGGCTCGGCGTTCTCGGCGCCCTCGGCTCGACCGGCACCTTCATCGCAACCGTCACGATCATTCCGTTCATGCCGGAGGGCTGGGACGTCGCCGCAGGAGGCTTCCCTGCGATGACGGGCAACGTGCCCTTCCTGATGAAGGACGTCGTTCTGCTCGCCGTCTCGCTCTACCTCCTGAGGCAGGACGTGGTTCGGCTGATCCGGCGATGAAGTCACGGATCCGAGTACAACTCGGCGACTCGCCGGCAAGTGCGAAGCTTGCCGGCGAGTTAGTTTATGAGCAAAATTCTGACCTTCACACCCGGAGCCGCTCGTGCGTCTCATGCGCTGCGATGTGAGGGACCACATCAATTAACGCAAAGGCCACCACCGACGCTCGCATCGATACTGCAGAGCCTTGCAGCGGCTGAGATCGCCAACATTCGACATTCGCGAGATTTTCGGAGCCCCTCGATTTTCGACTTTTTCAACAGTATCCGCCAACAACGGTCGTTCAAAAGCCAATTACTTTCAGCTGATCGCAATAATCGTTTAGTTTCGTGACGCAGCATCCAGAGAATCGAGCCAGGCCTCGACGGCGCGGATATGCCGAGCCACGGCTTCATCGATACCGACGCCGGAGCCGTCACTGCTAGAGAAGCTGACGCCATTGGTCGCGTCGATATCCACCCACATCGACGCCAGCGTCCCCGCCGGCAGCTCGTCGATTGCCGCACGCAGGTCCGACCGTCGATCCAGTTCTTCGGGATCGAGCTTTTCCAGCATGTCGATCATTTTTTGATACAACTCGCCGTATCGTTCGCTCATCTCGAAGAAAGGCGCGAGTTGCTGGTGATCGAGATAATCCTGAATGGTTCCCGAAATACCGTAGACGCCCTCGGTCTTGGGATGCGGCGTCAGGTGGCCGAACGATTCCCCGCCATCTGGTGAAACCCATCGCGCCAGCGGATAGATACGGCAAACCAGCGGTCGATCCGGATGAACACTGCAGCCGCGCTCGCCGAGGAAGCCGCAATCGCCGTTGTCCTTGGGCCGTAGGACTGTGCCGCCGGCCTCCGTGTGATTTTCGATGAACTGCGTCGTCGATATGCAGAGATATCTTGCAAGACGCAGTATGTCGTAGGGGCTGACGCGGATTGCCTTGTTGCGGCAACACCGGTTGCAGGCGTGACAGACGTAGGAGAAGACTGCCACGCTCCATGTCGAATTTGACGTGGGAGACCAGATCGCCGTAGGTCATGATATCGCCTCCAGAAGTGATGCGCGAATGGCGGACCCGCCCAATATCTGATTATTGCTTGACCGGGGCAGCCCGGATCTTGTCGACGATCTCCTTGGTCAGGTCGGCACTGAAATCGCGTGCCGTCATCTCTGTGTTAACCGACGGCGATCGGCGGTGATTGCGCAAGAACGGAAGCGAAAGAGCGGTAGAGGTTGGTGCAGTGAACTGATCGCAGGCATCACGGCGACAACGTCGTTCCCGGGACTGATAACACTGGCAAAAATTGGAACGGTGTTCAGCCTGATTGTCGGAATGATTGTCAGAATGAGATCGGAAAATTCGTGCTAAGCCATTGAAATTGCTTTGGAGCGGGTGAAGGGAATCGAACCCTCGTATTCAGCTTGGAAGTCCCCGGATTTCGCAATGTTTTCAAAACCCGTTCTGACGTTTCTCAGCTTTTTGGGCGATTGAGATCACTACAGAATTTCTCTTTGTCAGAATGGCGGCTGCGAGCGCCATGCGCGTCCTTTCAAGCCATTGACGGTGACTAGACGCGGTTTATGGACAAACTGCGCTTGATCACAGCCTGATGCCGTCAGAGCCAGTTCCACCACTTGCGTGACGTCCTCGGCCTTCATCGTCGTGCATTCCCTTGAATTCGTCAGGTCGTTTCGAATGAAGTTCCTAGCCGGATCCTCGAATGTTGCGCTGCACCTATCAGAGGCAACCAGCGGTCCTGTCCTCGACGCTGCAACGGATACTGACGAAGTTGTCGGACTTCGCGGATCGGCGATTCTCGACGCCAAGCCATCCTTAAGGGTTCCTTCGCCTGAAACGCACCAAGGTTGAATTCTCAAAGCGCTTCAAATGCTCCGGCTCCTCCTTTGCACCATCAGCCAAGAAGTATAGGCTGGGCCGCTTAGCGGCGCCGAAGAACCGCTTGTGGACTGGGAAGTGAACGCCGGATGGATTTTTGTCGGATGACGCCGTCGTCATCGCGGCAAGAGCGCCTGAAAAAGGTTCGACCGATCTAGGCCCCGCCGTTGAGGTGGCCGGAAGCGTTTGAATCTAGCGCTTTTGCGTGACAGCAACGGCTGTTTCGGCAATTGACCCATCTTACTGATTGATCGCGAGACTTGTTCATAGGCAAGTCGCGGAC
This genomic window contains:
- a CDS encoding LysR family transcriptional regulator codes for the protein MDRLASMETFVRVVETGSFSGAARQLRVGQPAVSKSVAQLEEYLGVKLLTRSTRGLTPTEAGLGYLERAKRALEEAAEAELAARGAGAGLKGRLRICAAVTFARIHLIPMLPKFLAQNPDLDLEVVLDDRQIDLVQEGIDVALRMGKMMDSTLTARRIARCKRLVLGTPAYFDRAGTPSTPSELSKHQAVVYLQGEGSVWSFRRETSELAVTVQSRLRVTAAEGVRAAVLADVGLTIASEWMFSPELRSGAVRAVLSEWSLPALDLWAVLPTGRAATAKARAFVDFFERTFNA
- a CDS encoding YkgJ family cysteine cluster protein, whose protein sequence is MAVFSYVCHACNRCCRNKAIRVSPYDILRLARYLCISTTQFIENHTEAGGTVLRPKDNGDCGFLGERGCSVHPDRPLVCRIYPLARWVSPDGGESFGHLTPHPKTEGVYGISGTIQDYLDHQQLAPFFEMSERYGELYQKMIDMLEKLDPEELDRRSDLRAAIDELPAGTLASMWVDIDATNGVSFSSSDGSGVGIDEAVARHIRAVEAWLDSLDAASRN
- a CDS encoding peroxiredoxin-like family protein, with amino-acid sequence MSLQAKLDAFKADFEAGKPPYSVPRSVVETMHRATAELIESGAAQRAKKAGDVAPSFSLKDPEGNVVNSSDLLKRGPLVLSFYRGVWCPYCNMELQALEAAKPEFDKYGASLVAISPQTAPNSRKSVRQNKLSFPILSDAKGKVGAAFGLRFNLPDYLVELYQQLKNDLPTFNDDPSWTLPMPARYVIGQDGVILYSEVNPDYTRRPDPEDMIPVLQRAAAVKA
- a CDS encoding alkene reductase, which translates into the protein MSKLFSTTEVGPYRLSHRVVMAPLTRMRSDPGDIPSALMVEYYTQRASDGGLIVSEATPVSIRGNGYAGAPGIYSDRQIAGWRRITDAVHAKGGRIFQQLWHVGRQSHVDLQPNGEAPVAPSAIAAKGYAYTKRGEAPFSMPRSLELHEIPGIIEEFRSGAKRALRAGFDGVEIHGANGYLPDQFLQDGTNKRTDEYGGPIENRARFLLEVTQAAISAWGADRVGVRISPSGTYGSMSDSNPPATFGYAATQLDRLGIAYLHVVEPRIKGTEEISHGQAPVAAQHLRPKFSRTLIAAGGFAADSAEAIVAAGDADLVAFGRHFISNPDLPERLRRGLPLNRYDRSTFYGGDARGYLDYPPAEVASAA
- a CDS encoding YkgB family protein, which encodes MTTLANTTQSPFARALHRSGLLAEDLDYHVVRAAMVIMFFFFGYQKWFPYEFERLVPFISNGPLIWWLYPVFGHAGASYFLGVSEWTFGSLLLAGFWDKRLGVLGALGSTGTFIATVTIIPFMPEGWDVAAGGFPAMTGNVPFLMKDVVLLAVSLYLLRQDVVRLIRR
- a CDS encoding AraC family transcriptional regulator, whose product is MDWLSRLFEMMPVRGRLDLRCNYGAPWRIDQGPGEANEIPYHAVLAGSATLEDPAGGRSLQLRAGDILLLPGNPRHVMHDGSGVAPLPARNRVSLNFTISENLGSDERLDLLCGHFAIAPPHDRLLRSYLPPRLVVHAGGQAGQKETAAQLAGLVSLMRSESGDDHLGGRAMLNALSTAMFALVLRLASETDDAPRGLLALAGNPRLAPAVAALFNEPARAWSLPGLARLCNMSRATLARQFQEKLGRSAADLLTDIRMTLAANELKRSSLSTGAVAEAVGYQSEAAFQRAFKSHMGVTPAQWRKIQEPSGRDVFARPAAPADAKTAKTVEADPTDEHRPARDGDAPSLAER
- a CDS encoding carboxymuconolactone decarboxylase family protein, giving the protein MSRLSVPNLESNTGPSGQIYAQIKKAIGSVPNTFAAIAAHGPAALKAVLAADAALASGNLSKRDQETIKLVISGVAGCDYCVAAHSLLAKLAGLNPEELKNIRDGEPTGDVKRDALVRFVRKLAATSGTVSDADFAAIKDAGYSDAQLVDISLAFATTVFTNVFNRINDTEIDFPAVA